One Miscanthus floridulus cultivar M001 chromosome 11, ASM1932011v1, whole genome shotgun sequence DNA window includes the following coding sequences:
- the LOC136493893 gene encoding 36.4 kDa proline-rich protein-like encodes MATTTNHRRIVALLLVAATLLAQAAACTYCPTPKPPPPPPPSSTPCPPPPYSPTPTPSTPTGKCPVDTLKLLACVDALNGLVHAVVGTKASDTCCPLLSGVADLDAALCLCTTIKAKALSISVVLPVAISVLVNECGKHVPSSFTCP; translated from the coding sequence atGGCCACGACCACGAACCACCGCCGCATTGTGGCCCTCCTGCTAGTCGCGGCCACGCTGCTCGCGCAGGCCGCGGCCTGCACCTACTGCCCGACgccgaagccgccgccgccgccgccgccgtcgtccacgCCGTGCCCTCCGCCGCCCtactcgccgacgccgacgccgtccacgccgacggGCAAGTGCCCCGTGGACACGCTGAAGCTGCTGGCGTGCGTGGACGCGCTCAACGGCCTCGTGCACGCCGTCGTCGGGACCAAGGCCAGCGACACCTGCTGCCCGCTGCTCTCCGGCGTGGCCGACCTCGACGCCGCGCTCTGCCTCTGCACCACCATCAAGGCCAAGGCGCTCAGCATCAGCGTCGTGCTCCCCGTCGCCATCTCCGTGCTCGTCAATGAGTGCGGCAAGCACGTGCCCTCCAGCTTCACTTGCCCGTAA